From the Methanoculleus caldifontis genome, the window CTTTCTCAGTTCTTGTATGCTCAATCAGGGATTCAGAGAACGGCAATGGCCTGGAACGCCACGCCGGCCAGGACGGCGACCCCGAGGATGATCGCCACGAACGCGGCGAGTAGGCGCCGCTCGAAGATCGCGGCAAGCAGCGTCACTTCCGGAATGCTCGCTCCCGCGCCGCCGATGATCAGCGCCATCACGGCGCCGATCCCCATCCCCTTCTCGAGAAGGACGGCACTGATCGGGATGAGCGTCTCCGCCCGGATGTACATCGGCACGCCGATGACCGCCGCGACCGGGATGGCGAGGGGGTTGCCCGGCCCCGCGACCGCGACGATCAGGTCTTCGGGGACGAACCCGTAGATGAACGCCCCGATCCCGGCGCCGAGCAGGAGGTAGGGGAGCACCTGCCGGAAGAGACCGACCGCGAAAGAGACGGCTCCCCGGATGCGGGTGCCGTGGGTTGCGGCGCAACCGCAGGGTTCCGGTCTCCCTTCGACCATGACGTCCTTGACATAACGTTCGTACCCGAACCGGCCGAGGAGCCAGCCCAGCACGACTGCGGCCGTGAAGGTGAAGGCGGCGTAGATGGCGGTCGGGACGACCCCGACGAGCGCGACGAGGAGGGCGAGGATCACCGGGTTTAAGAGCGGGGATGCGAGCAGGAACGACATGCAGACCCCAAACGGGATCCCGATGTCGAGGAGGCCGAGCAGGATCGGGATCGTCGAGCAGGAGCAGAACGGGGTGAGGGCCCCGAACCCGGCCCCGATAACATTCCCGACGCCCTGCCGCCTCCCGGCAAGCACGCTCCGGATCCGCTCTTCGGGGATGTAGGCCTGGAGGAGCCCGACGAGGAAGGTGATCCCCACAAAGAGCAGGACCAGTTCCCCGGCAATGACGACGAAGAACTGTCCGGCGGTGATCAGGTTCGAAGCGGCATCCATGGTCGTTCACTCACCGGTTCTGTTCCCTCTCCAGAGGCTCGTCGCCGCCCGGGTACGGAACTCCTCGACCCATCCTGCCATGCTCCGCGTCCGGTCACTCCTTCTTCTCGTCGGTCTTCTTCGGCACAATCTTCACGTTGCCGCAACAGCCGCCGCCGCAGCCGCAGTCGCTCTCCGGTGCAAAGAGTTTCTTGATCCGTCCGGCGATGCCTTCCTTCCGGTTTTTGCAGGTGTCGTCCGTCATGGTACTACGCTCCACTCTGTTTCAAATAATGTTGAAACAATGTGAGCACCGCCACCCGATAAAGGTTCTGGTTTCAAAAAGAGTTGAAGTTGGGGTTATTCAGCGAGCTTGCGGTAGAGTCCGGTCAGGTTCGTCCGGTAGATCTCCCGGATGGCCTCCTCGCCGGCGGCGATCGGCCTGACAGGGACGAGGTCAATCACGGCATCGGGCGTGAGGTCCGGACTCTTCATCGTCCGGAGCGCCCCCTCGACCATCGCGGCGAGCCCTTCCTTTGCCTCGGCGTCGGTAAGCCCGAACGACCGTGCGAGGTCGAGGAGTTCGTACCACTGGAACCAGAAGTAGGTCGGCCCCATGGCGGTCAGGACGGCGTATGCCTCGAGCTTCTCCTCAGCAACCTCCGGCATCTCGCCGAGCGTGCCAAAGACCCGCTCAAACTGCCGCCTCTGTTCGGGCGTCACCCCGTCGGAGAACGCGACCGGGTTGTAGCCGCTCCCGACGGTCGCCGGAGCGTTCGGGATCATCCGGACGATCGCCCGCCTGCCGCCGAGTCCCCCGGCAATCCCGGCGATCTTCCACTTCGGCGCGAGCGAGACGAGGAGCGCCTCGCTCCGGAGGGCCGGGGCGATCGCCGGCAGCACCGCTCCGACGGCAGGCGGGTGCAGGCCGAGAACCACGATATCCGCCGACGCCGGCCGGGCGTTGTCGTCGCCGGCGACCTCGATCGCCGGGAACCGTTCCTTGAGTGCGGCGAGCGCCGCCGGGTTCGGATCGCTCACGATGACCCGCTCCGGCATTGATCCGGCCTTCTCCCACCCGGTCAGGATGATCCGCACGATCCTGCCGCCGCCGATGAAACCGACGCTTGTACTGTCCATGTTCTTTCCTCCTCCGCAGTCGAACGACTGGTTGGTACACGTACGGTAGCAGCGAAAGGTTATAGGCATTTCTATTTCATATTATTTTGAAACAGCGAGCGTGATACCCGGATGGCAGAAGAGGGAGAGTACCTCCACGCATCGACGTCCCTCACGGAACAGAGGAGCCGTTCCGCACGAGGATCCTCCCGAGACCCTCCGTGCAGCCGCTCTGTGTATCCCCGGGACGGTCCTCCTGACGGCAGACTCAAGACCGACCTACCGTCTCCCGGTCCCGAAGAAGGCAGGGCTGATCGCCGGCGACCGGCAGGGGCACCGGATCCCCCGCAGCCTCTCGATCCAGAGAGATCGGCGGGCTGCGGGAGGTTGCGAACGCCCGGACCCCCGGTACATCGGGAAGCATGCCGGGCTGCTTGCCGACGACGTAGTTCCCCAACACCAGGTAGTCCAGACCGGTGGAGAAGAAGCAGCGGATGGCATCCTGCGGCGACTCCACGATCGGCTCGCCCATCACGTTGAAACTCGTGTTCAGCAATACCGGGACGCCGGTGAGTTTCTCGAACTCTTTCAGCAGTCGGTGAAACCGCGGGTTGGTCTCCCGGTGGACCGTCTGCAGTCGGGCCGTGCCGTCCACATGGGTGACGGCCGGTATGACTGCCTGCTTCTCCGGCCGCACACGGCATACCTTCAGCATGAACGGATCCGCCACGTGCTGTTCGAAGTACTGCGGGGTGTCTTCGACCGGGCAGGAGGGCGCGAAGGGCCGGAACGCTTCCCGGTGCTTGACCTCTGCATTGATCTTGTCTTTCATGTCCGGCAGCGTCGGGTTGGCGAGAATTGAACGGTTGCCGAGAGCCCGGGGCCCGATCTCCATTCGGCCCTGAAACCAGCCGACGATCTGGCCGCTCTGGAGCAAGCGTGCGGTTACGGCCTCCAGTTGGCCGTCCGGGAGGTAGCGATGCTCCAGTTTGCACTCCTCGAGCAGCTTCTGGATAGTCCCGTTCCCGTACCCGGTGCCGACATAAGGATCGTCGTGGACGTAGGTGCGGGGCTGGCCCAGTATGCTGTTATACAGATAGTATGCAGCGCCGATGGCCGTCCCGTTATCGCCGGCCGCCGGCATCACGTAGAGGTCCTCAAATCCGCTCTCCCGCACCAGCCGGCCGTTCGCCACGCTGTTGAGGGTGACCCCGCCGGAGATCACCAGATAGTCCTCCTGCGTGCGTTCACGCAGCTGGCGGGCGATCTTCAGTACACATTCCTCGAGCTGCTTCTGAAAAGCCGCCGCCACGTCCAGGTGGTGCTGCTCGAATCTGGCGTCCCGGGTCTTCTGCCGGGCCTGACCGAACGTCTCGTAGAATTTTTTCGAGCAGCGTGGTCCGTAGTGCTGAAAATCGAAGTAGGAGAGGTCCACGCCTATGGACATATCCTCGTTGACCCAGAAGATCTTCTCCACGATCCCGGAGAAGGTATCGGGATTGCCGAGCGGCGCCAGTCCCATGGTCTTGCCCTCATCATAACTGGTCCGGAACCCGCAGAAGTCGGTGGGCACTTCATACACCGCGCCCAGGGAGTAAGGGAAGAGATCCTGGGCGAAGCACTCAACGGTAGTGCCCCGCCCGACCCCCTTGAACGTCGTGGCCCACTCGCCCCACCCGTCCAGCGACAGCAGAGCAGCGCTCTCATAGGGGCTGACGAAGAACGAGCCGGCTGCATGAGAGAGGTGGTGGGGAACGAAATGCACCTCCGGCTTCCTGTCCTTTGTGAATGTTGCATCGAACCAGAGCCTGAAGGCTCTTGTTGCGAAGAGGGCGAAGCCCAGTTCCTTGGAGGAGAAGGCCCTGGTCTTCCATCCCAACTTCAGGGCGTAGGCAATTTTTCTTGGTCTTTCCAGGTCGGGCCGAAACGAGATCGCGATATGGTCGATCTCTTCGGCCGTTAACCCGGCAATCTCCAGACAGCGTGCAATCGCCTGTTTGGGGAACGCATAGGTATGTTTTTCCCGGTTCAGCCGCTCCTCTTCCAGTGAGGCGATCAGTTTGCCGTCTTTGACCACACAGGCCGTGGAGTCGTGGTAGATGTAATTGATGCCAAGAATAATCATACGCGTCCTCGCTGCCTATCGTCCTTCCAGCAGTTCATCGAGCCGGTATTGTCGAGGGATGAAGCAAGACGATACCGTGGAAGCCCGGAGATCCGAACGCCGGTGCCGGCCGGCGATCTCGATCGCAGGGCTTGCACCACTGGTGATGACCCGCTCCGGCAGGTTCCCGGTCAGGATACCCCGTGCGACCCAGCTGCCGCCGATGATACCGACCCCTGTATCGTCCATGCTTTTTTCTCCTCTGCAGTCGAACGACTGGCTCGAACCGCCTATGGTGGCAGCGAAAGGTTATAGGCGTTTCCATTTCATATTATTTTGAAACAACGAGCGTGATACCCGGATGGCGGAAGACGAAAAATACCAGGATGCATCCCTGCCCCTCCCTCCCGGAGTGGAGGAATCCCTCTGCCGGTGCGGCGGCATCGCAGGGCTGGTGGAGCAGTTGCCGGACGATGCAACGCTTGAGCAGGAGAGCGGCATCCACCGCGCGCTCGCCGATCCTCTCCGCCTCAAGATCCTCGCGATGCTCTCCGTGCAGCCGCTCTGCGTCTGCGTCATCAAGGCGGTGCTCGGGATAGCGGACTCGAAGCTCTCCTACCACCTCTCGGTCCTGAAGAAGGCGGGGCTGATCGCCGGCGAGGCTCAGGGGAACTGGATCGTCTACCGGCTGACCCCCGACGGCAGTCTCCGGGCGCCGCAGGCACTGAGCGGCACCGGGTGCTGTAAAAAAGAGTAAGTCCGGGGCCTACACCCCGAGCCCCGCCAGAAACATCCGGTGCAGGCGCAGATCCCCGCCGAGCTCCGGGTGGAAGGCGAACGCCATATGCCGGCCGTGCCGGACGGCAACGATCCCCTCCGGGATGCGGGCGAGCACCTCGACGTCGGAGCCGACACCCGTCGCCACCGGGGCCCGGATGAAGACTCCCCGGAAGGGTTCGGCGAGGCCCGCGACCTCGAGCATCGCTTCGCGGGAGTCGACCTGCCGCCCGAAGGCGTTCCGTGCGACGTGCATCGGGATGAGGGAAAGGGGCCGGACCCTGGGGTCGTCCACCCGGTCCGCGATGAGGACCATCCCGGCGCAGGTGGCGAAGATCCCGCCCTCGAACCCGGCGAGCGGCTCATAGAGCCCGTTCTTCCCGATCAACCTGGAAATCGTCGTCGACTCCCCGCCCGGGATCGCGAGGGCGTCGAGGTCCGCGAGATCCGCTGCCGTTCGGACGACCACGACCGACGAGCCCGGCCGGTCGGCGAGGGCATCGTGGAACGCCGTGATATGCTCGGCGACGTCGCCCTGGAGCGCGAGAACGCCTACCTTAAC encodes:
- a CDS encoding ArsR/SmtB family transcription factor — its product is MAEDEKYQDASLPLPPGVEESLCRCGGIAGLVEQLPDDATLEQESGIHRALADPLRLKILAMLSVQPLCVCVIKAVLGIADSKLSYHLSVLKKAGLIAGEAQGNWIVYRLTPDGSLRAPQALSGTGCCKKE
- a CDS encoding pyrroline-5-carboxylate reductase family protein; the encoded protein is MDSTSVGFIGGGRIVRIILTGWEKAGSMPERVIVSDPNPAALAALKERFPAIEVAGDDNARPASADIVVLGLHPPAVGAVLPAIAPALRSEALLVSLAPKWKIAGIAGGLGGRRAIVRMIPNAPATVGSGYNPVAFSDGVTPEQRRQFERVFGTLGEMPEVAEEKLEAYAVLTAMGPTYFWFQWYELLDLARSFGLTDAEAKEGLAAMVEGALRTMKSPDLTPDAVIDLVPVRPIAAGEEAIREIYRTNLTGLYRKLAE
- a CDS encoding permease yields the protein MDAASNLITAGQFFVVIAGELVLLFVGITFLVGLLQAYIPEERIRSVLAGRRQGVGNVIGAGFGALTPFCSCSTIPILLGLLDIGIPFGVCMSFLLASPLLNPVILALLVALVGVVPTAIYAAFTFTAAVVLGWLLGRFGYERYVKDVMVEGRPEPCGCAATHGTRIRGAVSFAVGLFRQVLPYLLLGAGIGAFIYGFVPEDLIVAVAGPGNPLAIPVAAVIGVPMYIRAETLIPISAVLLEKGMGIGAVMALIIGGAGASIPEVTLLAAIFERRLLAAFVAIILGVAVLAGVAFQAIAVL
- a CDS encoding carbamoyltransferase family protein, coding for MIILGINYIYHDSTACVVKDGKLIASLEEERLNREKHTYAFPKQAIARCLEIAGLTAEEIDHIAISFRPDLERPRKIAYALKLGWKTRAFSSKELGFALFATRAFRLWFDATFTKDRKPEVHFVPHHLSHAAGSFFVSPYESAALLSLDGWGEWATTFKGVGRGTTVECFAQDLFPYSLGAVYEVPTDFCGFRTSYDEGKTMGLAPLGNPDTFSGIVEKIFWVNEDMSIGVDLSYFDFQHYGPRCSKKFYETFGQARQKTRDARFEQHHLDVAAAFQKQLEECVLKIARQLRERTQEDYLVISGGVTLNSVANGRLVRESGFEDLYVMPAAGDNGTAIGAAYYLYNSILGQPRTYVHDDPYVGTGYGNGTIQKLLEECKLEHRYLPDGQLEAVTARLLQSGQIVGWFQGRMEIGPRALGNRSILANPTLPDMKDKINAEVKHREAFRPFAPSCPVEDTPQYFEQHVADPFMLKVCRVRPEKQAVIPAVTHVDGTARLQTVHRETNPRFHRLLKEFEKLTGVPVLLNTSFNVMGEPIVESPQDAIRCFFSTGLDYLVLGNYVVGKQPGMLPDVPGVRAFATSRSPPISLDREAAGDPVPLPVAGDQPCLLRDRETVGRS
- the pdxT gene encoding pyridoxal 5'-phosphate synthase glutaminase subunit PdxT; translated protein: MGVKVGVLALQGDVAEHITAFHDALADRPGSSVVVVRTAADLADLDALAIPGGESTTISRLIGKNGLYEPLAGFEGGIFATCAGMVLIADRVDDPRVRPLSLIPMHVARNAFGRQVDSREAMLEVAGLAEPFRGVFIRAPVATGVGSDVEVLARIPEGIVAVRHGRHMAFAFHPELGGDLRLHRMFLAGLGV